CGGCAAGTACGTGACCGGGGATGTCGACGAGGCCTACCTGAACAAGATCGAGCAGGCGCGTAACGACTCGTCCAAGATCAAGACCCAGGCGGTCAGCGCGATCATCGATCTGTACAACAACTGAGTAGACACCGGCCCTGAGGGGCCGGTTTTGTATCTTAAATACCGTATTGAGTAAGGAGTGGCAGCATGAGTCAGGAATGGGATGCCGGTCGGTTGGACAGCGACCTCGATGGCGTAGCTTTCGATACCCTGGCTGTGCGTGCCGGCCAGCATCGCACGCCGGAAGGCGAGCATGGCGACCCGATGTTCTTCACCTCCAGCTACGTGTTCCGCACTGCCGCTGATGCCGCTGCGCGTTTTGCCGGTGAAGTGCCGGGCAACGTGTACTCGCGTTACACCAACCCGACCGTGCGCGCATTCGAAGAGCGCATCGCGGCCCTGGAAGGCGCCGAGCAAGCGGTGGCTACCGCGACCGGCATGGCAGCCATCATGGCGGTGGTGATGAGCCTGTGCAGTGCCGGCGATCATGTGCTGGTGTCGCGCAGTGTGTTCGGCTCGACAATCAGCCTGTTCGAAAAATATTTCAAGCGCTTCGGCGTCGAAGTGGACTACGTGCCCTTGGCGGACCTGTCCGGCTGGGACGCGGCGATCAAGGCCAACACCAAGCTGCTGTTTGTCGAGTCGCCGTCCAACCCATTGGCCGAGCTGGTGGACATCGCCGCCCTGGCCGAAGTGGCGCATGCCAAAGGTGCGATGCTGGTGGTCGATAACTGCTTCTGCACGCCCGCCTTGCAGCAGCCGCTGAAGCTGGGCGCGGACGTTGTGGTGCATTCGGCGACCAAGTTCATCGACGGCCAGGGTCGTTGCATGGGCGGTGTGGTGGCCGGTCGTGGCGAACAGATGAAGGAAGTGGTGGGCTTTCTGCGCACCGCCGGCCCGACCTTGAGCCCATTCAACGCCTGGATCTTCCTCAAGGGCCTGGAGACTCTCAACCTGCGCATGAAAGCCCATTGTGCCAATGCCCAGGCCCTGGCCGAGTGGCTGGAGCAGCAGGACGGCATCGAAAAGGTTCACTACGCAGGCCTCAAGAGCCACCCGCAGCACGAGTTGGCCCAGCGTCAGCAGCGGGGGTTTGGCGCTGTGGTGAGTTTTGAGGTCAAAGGCGGCAAGGACGGCGCCTGGCGATTTATCGACGCCACGCGTTTGATCTCCATTACCGCCAACCTGGGTGACAGCAAAACCACCATTACCCATCCGAGCACCACGTCCCACGGGCGCCTGGCACCGCAGGAGCGGGAAGCGGCCGGCATCCGTGACAGCCTGATCCGCGTCGCGGTGGGCCTGGAAGATGTGGCTGACCTGCAGGCCGACCTGGCTCGCGGGCTGGCGGCCTTGTGATCGAGTGGTCCATGGAAGCTGCGGTCGCCAGTAACGGTCGTGTTGCCCTGGTGACCGGCGCGGCGCGTGGCATTGGTTTGGGCATTGCGGCGTGGTTGATCAGCGAGGGTTGGCAGGTCGTATTGACCGACCTGGATCGCGAGCGTGGAGCCAAAGTGTCCACGGTGCTGGGCGACAATGCCTGGTTTATCAGCATGGACGTGGCGGACGAAAAACAGGTCGCCCAAGGGGTTGCCGAAGTGCTCGGACAATTCGGGCGCCTGGATGCGCTGGTGTGCAATGCGGCGGTTGCCGACCCGCATAACATCACGCTGGAAAGCCTGGATCTGGCGTACTGGAATCGTGTGCTGGCGGTTAACCTCAGCGGGCCGATGCTGCTGGCCAAGCACTGTGCGCCCTACCTGCGTGCCCACGGTGGTGCGATCGTCAACCTGGCATCGACCCGTGCGCGGCAGTCGGAACCGGACTGTGAAGCCTATGCGGCGAGCAAGGGCGGGCTGCTGGCGCTGACTCACGCGCTGGCCATCAGCCTGGGGCCGGAAGTGCGGGTCAATGCCGTCAGCCCGGGATGGATTGATGCGCGTGATCCCGCAGCGCGGCGCGCCGAACCGTTAAATGACGCCGATCATGCCCAGCATCCGGCCGGTCGAGTGGGTACGGTGGAGGATGTGGCGGCGATGGTGGCGTGGCTGCTGTCGCGCCAGGCCGGATTCGTGACGGGGCAAGAGTTCGTCGTGGACGGTGGCATGAGCAAGAAGATGATTTACAGCGAGTAGGGCGCATGCCTGTCTTGAAGCCATTTTGTCTTTTTCGGAAAAACTTCAAGCGGGCTATTGACTTAGGTTGGCTACCTGCGTAAATTTCGCGGCCTCAACGAAGCAAAGGGTGATTAGCTCAGCTGGGAGAGCATCTGCCTTACAAGCAGAGGGTCGGCGGTTCGATCCCGTCATCACCCACCACTTCTTGAGAGTTTTGTCTTCGGGCAGGACGCAACGTTAAAGGTTGCACCGACGCGCAGCGGTAGTTCAGTCGGTTAGAATACCGGCCTGTCACGCCGGGGGTCGCGGGTTCGAGTCCCGTCCGCTGCGCCATATTTTCCAGGTTCGATACGTCGGGCCTGAGATCGAACAGCCCAGGTTGATTGATCAGAAGTTAACGACGTGGTTGAGGTGTGTGTTCAACCGGTCAAGCGATACGCAGCGGTAGTTCAGTCGGTTAGAATACCGGCCTGTCACGCCGGGGGTCGCGGGTTCGAGTCCCGTCCGCTGCGCCATATCTGCCCCAAGGCCCACTGAACGCCTTGGAGCACGAAGCAAACTCAACGTTGCTTTGATTCGATAGCAAAGACCCTGGTCGAAAGACCGGGGTTTTTTGTTTGTGCGATTTGAAACGCGTACTGAAGCTGAAGCCGGCGAACCGGCTCCAGTGGTCTATCAGAAGCCCAGCTTGTCCCGCAGCCCGTAATACCACGCCCCCAGTGCGGCAAAAGGCGTGCGCAACAGCTGCCCGCCCGGAAACGGATAGTGCGGCAGGTCGGCAAACGCATCAAAACGCTCGGCCTGACCTCTCAATGCCTCCGCCAGTACCTTGCCTGCCAAGTGCGTGTACGTTACCCCGTGACCGCTGCAGCCCTGGGAATAGTAGATGTTGTCGCCCAGTCGCCCGACCTGAGGCAGGCGCGACAGCGTCAGCAGGAAGTTGCCGGTCCAGGCGTAATCGATCTTCACGTCTTTGAGTTGCGGGAAGGCTTTGAGCATCTTCGGTCGGATGATGGCCTCGATATTGGCCGGATCACGCGCGCCGTACACTACGCCACCGCCGAAGATCAGGCGCTTGTCGCTGGTCAGGCGATAGTAGTCGAGCAGGTAGTTGCAATCTTCGACGCAGTAATCCTGCGGCAGCAGCGACTTGGCCAGCTCATCGCCCAGCGGTGCAGTGGTGATGACCTGGGTGCCGCACGGCATCGACTTGGCCGCCAGCTCCGGCACCAGGTTACCCAGGTAGGCGTTCCCCGCGACGATGATGAACTTGGCCCTGACTCTGCCTTCGGCCGTGTGCACCACCGGGTTCGCGCCGCGCTCAATTCGTACGGCGGCTGATTGCTCGTAGATCGTACCGCCCAGGGATTCCACCGCAGCGGCTTCGCCGAGTGCCAGGTTCAGCGGATGGATGTGGCCGCCGCTCATGTCCAGCAAACCGCCCACATAGTTCTCGCAGGCCACCACGTCGCGGATACGACGCTGGTCGAGCAGCTCCAATTGCGTATGGCCGTAGCGCTCCCACAGGCGTTTTTGCGATTCCAGGTGAGCCATGTGCTTGCCGTTGAGTGCCGCGAAAACGCCACCGTCCTTTAAGTCGCACTGGATTTGATACTTGGCTACCCGCTCGCGAATGATCCGGCCTCCCTCAAACGCCATCTGCCCCAGCAACTGCGCCTGCTTGGGGCCGACGCTGCGCTCGATCACGTCGATATCGCGGCTGTAGCTGTTAACAATCTGCCCACCGTTGCGACCCGAGGCGCCGAACCCCACCTTGGCGGCCTCCAGCACCGTCACGCGAAAGCCGTTCTCGAGCAGGAACAATGCGCTGGAAAGGCCGGTATAGCCGGCGCCGATGACGCACACATCGGTTTCGATCTCGCCTTGCAGCACGGGGCGAGGTGGAACGGCGTTAGCGGAAGCGGCGTAATACGACTGGGGGTAGGGGGTGTTCGCCATCCTGGAACCTCTGTTTTATATTTTTTACGAGTGCGCCGATCCTACCCGAGTTGAAAATCGGCCGCCAGCCATGCAAAAAAAGCGGGCAGGGCACGCTTCAATAAAAAATTCGCATATTCATAGGGTTAGCTGCAAAAAAGATGTTGACACCCCTTTGGAATTCCGTAGAATGCCGCCTCACAGCAGGCACGTAGCTCAGTTGGTTAGAGCACCACCTTGACATGGTGGGGGTCGTTGGTTCGAGTCCAATCGCGCCTACCAAACAAAATCCGCTCTGCTGGGCGGTCTAGAAGGGCTCACCGAAAGGTGGGCCCTTTTTTGTTGGTGCGCCAGGCATGGCGCGTTGCGCGAAGCGCAACCAGCTTGGCTATGGTGGCCACGCTGGTGACTTGGAGGTGAAAGTCCTCTACACACCCGGCAAGGGGAAGTGTTAGCCAGAGGCAAGGGTGTCGCGGGTGACCGCGAATCTGAAGGAAGCCCGAGGCAAAATGCTGGCCTGACGAACAGGAAGCGGATAGAGGCGGCACAGCGGGGTAAGAAGGCCAATATCTTCAAAGCCCAATACTTGCACGGAGCGCTGTGACGTAGATCCGACAGGCATAAGCAGGAAGGTCGCGCGAATTACCCTGGGAGATCTGCACGTTTGCCATTGTGCTACCGAGCGTCGAGAGGCGACGGGATGAACCTGCAGAAGTCAGCCGAGGCTGTAGTAAGTGGCGAGTAACCGCGCCACCAAGGGCCGAACAGGTTATGCCGCCAGTAGGCGTCAGAGTCTCGTCGAATGTTGAAACGCAGAATATTCTTCAAGAGAAAACTGTTACTCCAAGTCCCGGACGGTATCCGAGGATGACGGCTGACAGGGCGCAAACATCGGCGGCGTCTGTGGCGTGGACGAACGCGGAGCCGGACACGCTGATGGCGCGGGTGCTTGCACCCGCTAACCTCAAGCGAGCGTATCAACGCGTAGTCAGCAACAAGGGCGCACCGGGTGCCGATGGCATGACGGTCGACCAGTTGGCGGGCTACGTGAAACAGTATTGGCCGATCCTCAAGGCTCGGTTGCTGGCTGGTGAGTATCACCCGCAAGGTGTACGCGCCGTCGAAATCCCCAAACCCAAAGGTGGAACACGGCAACTGGGTATTCCCAGCGTCGTGGATCGCCTGATCCAACAGGCTGTGCTGCAACAGCTCACGCCGATCTTCGACTCTCTGTTCTCGGATTACAGCTACGGCTTTCGTCCGGGCAGAAGCGTCCATCAAGCCATCAAAACAGCCCGCGCTCATGTGGCGGTGGGACACCGCTGGTGCGTGGAACTCGATCTTGAGAAGTTCTTTGATCGAGTGAATCACGACGTGTTGATGGCCAAAGTTGAGCGTCATGTCGAAGACAAACGCGTACTCAGACTGATCCGCCGTTACCTTGAAGCGGGAGTTATGTCAGGCGGGATCGCCAGCCGACGGCAAGAGGGGACGCCGCAAGGCGGCCCCCTCTCACCGTTGCTGTCGAATATCCTGCTCAACGAACTCGACAAAGAACTGGAACGGCGGGGTCATCGTTTTGTGCGCTATGCCGACGACGCAAACATCTATGTGCGTAGCCGTCGTGCTGGCGAACGAGTGCTGGCCAGGGTCGAGCGTTTCCTGAGTCAACGCTTGAAACTGACGTTGAACCAGGAAAAGAGCCGTGTAACACGGCCGTGGGCCTGCGATTACTTGGGTTACGGGATGAGCTTGCATAAACAGCCGAAGCTGAAAGTGGCCACGATGAGCCTGAATCGCTTGCGCGAGCGGCTCAGACAGCTGCTGCGCGGAGCGCGGGGCCACAAGATGGCGAATGTCATCGATCGGATCAACCCGGTGTTACGTGGTTGGGCGGGTTACTTCAAGTTAAGCCAGAGCAAACGGCCCCTTGAGGAGCTGGATGGCTGGATGCGCCGTAAACTTCGATGTGTCACATGGCGCCAATGGAAGCAGTCCTCAACGAGGGCGCGCAACCTAATGCGTCTGGGGCTCGACGAAGCACGTGCCTGCAAATCCGCGTTCAATGGACGAGGCCCATGGTGGAACTCAGGAGCGCCACATATGAATCAGGCGCTACCGAAGAAGCTGTGGGATCGACTCGGACTGGTCTCAATACTGGACACAATAAACCGGCTTAGCCGCATAGCTTGAACCGCCGTATACGGAACCGTACGTACGGTTGGTGTGAGAGGACGGCGGGAGTTAAATCCCGCCTCCTACTCGATCCCTGGATTTACTTCAACGCAAATCGACGCCCAGACTAAAGTGCTGGGTAGACCAGCCGATAACGTGAGCACTACCTCGTTATTGGATACTCGACATGCTTACCAACGTTGGTAATTCCACCTCCGTAGTCGTCCCGCAGACCACGTCCATCACCAGCGAGACGACCAAGAACGAAAGCACCGGCGCCTTGACTATCCGCATGGACCCCAGCGCCAAGGGCGCCGCTGCCGCAGGCGGCGCGGACCAGGCTTCATCCGGCCCGCAGGAGTCCGACCGGGTCA
The sequence above is drawn from the Pseudomonas quebecensis genome and encodes:
- a CDS encoding O-succinylhomoserine sulfhydrylase codes for the protein MSQEWDAGRLDSDLDGVAFDTLAVRAGQHRTPEGEHGDPMFFTSSYVFRTAADAAARFAGEVPGNVYSRYTNPTVRAFEERIAALEGAEQAVATATGMAAIMAVVMSLCSAGDHVLVSRSVFGSTISLFEKYFKRFGVEVDYVPLADLSGWDAAIKANTKLLFVESPSNPLAELVDIAALAEVAHAKGAMLVVDNCFCTPALQQPLKLGADVVVHSATKFIDGQGRCMGGVVAGRGEQMKEVVGFLRTAGPTLSPFNAWIFLKGLETLNLRMKAHCANAQALAEWLEQQDGIEKVHYAGLKSHPQHELAQRQQRGFGAVVSFEVKGGKDGAWRFIDATRLISITANLGDSKTTITHPSTTSHGRLAPQEREAAGIRDSLIRVAVGLEDVADLQADLARGLAAL
- a CDS encoding SDR family oxidoreductase, producing the protein MEAAVASNGRVALVTGAARGIGLGIAAWLISEGWQVVLTDLDRERGAKVSTVLGDNAWFISMDVADEKQVAQGVAEVLGQFGRLDALVCNAAVADPHNITLESLDLAYWNRVLAVNLSGPMLLAKHCAPYLRAHGGAIVNLASTRARQSEPDCEAYAASKGGLLALTHALAISLGPEVRVNAVSPGWIDARDPAARRAEPLNDADHAQHPAGRVGTVEDVAAMVAWLLSRQAGFVTGQEFVVDGGMSKKMIYSE
- a CDS encoding NAD(P)/FAD-dependent oxidoreductase, which encodes MANTPYPQSYYAASANAVPPRPVLQGEIETDVCVIGAGYTGLSSALFLLENGFRVTVLEAAKVGFGASGRNGGQIVNSYSRDIDVIERSVGPKQAQLLGQMAFEGGRIIRERVAKYQIQCDLKDGGVFAALNGKHMAHLESQKRLWERYGHTQLELLDQRRIRDVVACENYVGGLLDMSGGHIHPLNLALGEAAAVESLGGTIYEQSAAVRIERGANPVVHTAEGRVRAKFIIVAGNAYLGNLVPELAAKSMPCGTQVITTAPLGDELAKSLLPQDYCVEDCNYLLDYYRLTSDKRLIFGGGVVYGARDPANIEAIIRPKMLKAFPQLKDVKIDYAWTGNFLLTLSRLPQVGRLGDNIYYSQGCSGHGVTYTHLAGKVLAEALRGQAERFDAFADLPHYPFPGGQLLRTPFAALGAWYYGLRDKLGF
- the ltrA gene encoding group II intron reverse transcriptase/maturase, with product MPPVGVRVSSNVETQNILQEKTVTPSPGRYPRMTADRAQTSAASVAWTNAEPDTLMARVLAPANLKRAYQRVVSNKGAPGADGMTVDQLAGYVKQYWPILKARLLAGEYHPQGVRAVEIPKPKGGTRQLGIPSVVDRLIQQAVLQQLTPIFDSLFSDYSYGFRPGRSVHQAIKTARAHVAVGHRWCVELDLEKFFDRVNHDVLMAKVERHVEDKRVLRLIRRYLEAGVMSGGIASRRQEGTPQGGPLSPLLSNILLNELDKELERRGHRFVRYADDANIYVRSRRAGERVLARVERFLSQRLKLTLNQEKSRVTRPWACDYLGYGMSLHKQPKLKVATMSLNRLRERLRQLLRGARGHKMANVIDRINPVLRGWAGYFKLSQSKRPLEELDGWMRRKLRCVTWRQWKQSSTRARNLMRLGLDEARACKSAFNGRGPWWNSGAPHMNQALPKKLWDRLGLVSILDTINRLSRIA